In Penicillium oxalicum strain HP7-1 chromosome I, whole genome shotgun sequence, a single window of DNA contains:
- a CDS encoding Saccharopine dehydrogenase produces the protein MVKSIAGSKVLLLGSGFVTKPTVEVLSQADVEVTVACRTLESAKALASDFKNAKAISLDVSDDAALDKAMEQADLVVSLIPYTFHATVIKSAIRTKKNVVTTSYVSPAMEELNEECKKAGITVMNEIGLDPGIDHLYAVKTISEVHAAGGKITSFISFCGGLPAPEASNNPLGYKFSWSSRGVLLALRNAAKIYQDGKVVSIDGPDLMATAKPYFIYPGFAFVGYPNRDSTPFRERYEIPEAQTVIRGTLRYQGFPEMIKVLVDIGFLKDDANPVFDSAVPWKEATAKVLGAASSSEQDLITAVQSKTSFPNNEERDRLLAGLRWIGLFSDETITPRGNALDTLCATLEKKMQYGPDERDMVMLQHRFEIEHKDGSKETRTSTLCEYGNPAGYSAMAKLVGVPCGVAVKQVLDGTISQKGVLAPMTMEICAPLLKTLKEEYGIEMEERTL, from the exons ATGGTCAAGTCAATTGCTGGTTCCAAGGTTCTCCTGCTGGGCTCAGGCTTCG TCACAAAGCCCACGGTCGAAGTTCTGAGTCAGGCTGATGTGGAGGTCACTGTCG CTTGCCGTACCCTCGAGAGCGCCAAGGCCCTCGCCTCCGACTTCAAGAACGCCAAAGCCATCTCCCTGGATGTGAGCGATGACGCCGCTTTGGACAAGGCGATGGAGCAGGCCGACTTGGTCGTGTCGTTGATCCCCTACACTTTCCACGCTACAGTCATCAAGTCTGCTATCCGCACAAAGAAGAATGTTGTCACCACCTCTTACGTCTCCCCCGCCATGGAGGAGCTCAACGAGGAGTGTAAGAAGGCCGGCATCACAGTAATGAACGAGATTGGACTGG ACCCTGGTATTGATCATCTTT ACGCCGTCAAGACCATCTCCGAGGTTCACGCCGCCGGTGGAAAGATCACCAGCTTCATTTCCTTCTGCGGTGGTCTCCCTGCCCCCGAGGCGTCCAACAACCCCCTCGGCTACAAGTTCTCCTGGTCCAGCCGCGGCGTGCTGCTTGCTCTCCGCAACGCTGCCAAGATCTACCAGGATGGCAAGGTCGTCAGCATCGATGGCCCTGATTTGATGGCCACTGCCAAGCCCTACTTCATTTACCCCGGCTTCGCTTTCGTGGGCTACCCCAACCGCGACTCTACTCCATTCCGTGAGCGTTACGAGATCCCCGAGGCCCAGACCGTCATCCGCGGCACCCTGCGTTACCAGGGCTTCCCCGAGATGATCAAGGTTCTCGTTGACATCGGCTTCCTCAAGGACGATGCCAACCCCGTCTTCGACAGTGCGGTCCCTTGGAAGGAGGCCACCGCAAAGGTGCTGGGCGCCGCTTCCTCCTCCGAGCAGGACCTCATCACGGCTGTGCAGAGCAAGACCAGCTTCCCCAACAACGAGGAGCGCGATCGCCTGCTGGCCGGTCTTCGCTGGATCGGTCTCTTCTCCGACGAGACCATCACCCCTCGTGGTAACGCCCTCGACACCCTCTGCGCCaccttggagaagaagatgcaatATGGCCCCGACGAGCGTGACATGGTCATGCTCCAGCACAGATTTGAAATTGAGCACAAGGACGGCTCCAAGGAGACACGAACCTCGACCCTCTGTGAGTACGGTAATCCCGCCGGTTACTCCGCCATGGCCAAGCTGGTTGGTGTCCCTTGTGGTGTGGCGGTCAAGCAGGTTCTTGACGGCACTATTTCCCAAAAGGGAGTTCTTGCTCCCATGACCATGGAGATTTGCGCTCCCTTGCTCAAGACTCTGAAGGAAGAGTATG